The sequence ATGAACGCCGGGTACGCCGACGCCGCCTTGATCTTGTTGGCCAGAGCGTCCCGCGCCTCGAGGTAGTCGCCGAGCCGCGCGAGCACGCTCGGAAGCGCGCCCGACTCCTCGCCGGCCTTGACCATCGCCGTGAAGAGGACCGAGAACACCCTCGGGTGCTTGGCGAGCGCCTGGGAGAGCGTCGAGCCCGCCTCGATGTCGGTGCCGACCTCCTTGAGGACCGCCGCGAGCGTGGCGCTGTCGATCTGCTCGCGGATGTTGTCGATCGAGGTGAGCACGGGGAGACCGGCCTCGAGCATGGCCGAGAGCTGCCGGCAGAGGATGGCCAGGTGCTTGATCTTGACCGAGCCGCCCCGGCGGGTCTTGGCCTTGGCGGTCGACACCGCGGGCGCCACGGAGATGACGACGAGGCCCTCCTTGCGGAGCACCGAAACGAGGCTCATCTCGGAGTCGGCCGGACGGACGCCGCTTACGGTCCGCCCGTTCAGCGACTTGGCCGTGTACGCAAACTCAGGCATCGCGCTCCTCTTCAGTCGAAGACGCTACATGGCCCGCCGCGCGGAGTGCGCGGCCGGATGAGGCGTCAGGTCGAGCCTTCCGAGGTCTCTGAGGATCCCCTTCACGTCGTTCGAGGAGCCTACCGCCACCTCGGGGGTGATCCTCTTCTTCCTCACCAGTCGCACGAGCGTCGAGTTCAGGCTATGCATGCCTTCCTTCGAACCCGTCTCGATCGCCGAACGGAGCTGCTGGAGGTTGTTCTCCCGGATGAGGTTCCGGACGGCCGGCGTCGCCACCATGAGCTCCGTGGCCAGAACGCGGCCCGTGCCGCACGCATCGGGCAGCAGCTGCTGCACCAGGACGCCCTCGAGGCAGAGCGAGATCTGCGTCCGCACGCCCTGCTGCTCGTGCGGCGGGAAGATGTCGAGGATGCGGCTGATGGCCTGCGGCGCTTCGCTCGTGTGGACCGTCGTGAGAACCAGATGGCCCGTCTCCGCGAGCGTGAGCGCGGTCCGGACGGTCTCGAGGTCGCGGATCTCGCCGATGCAGATCACGTCGGGGTCCTGCCGGAGAACCTGCCGCACCGCGTCCGCGAACGAGACGGTGTCACGCCCGATCTCGCGCTGGTTGATGATGGAGCACTTGTGGCGGTGCAGGTACTCGATCGGGTCCTCCACCGAGACGATGTGCACGCATTGCATGGCGTTGATGTGGCTGATCATGGACGCGAGCGTCGTCGACTTGCCCGAGCCCGTCGGGCCGCTCACGAGGACCAGGCCGGAAAGCCGCTCGCAGAACTCCTTCATGATCGGCGGCACGCCCAGCTCCTCCATCGTGGGGATCTCCCACGGGAGATGCCGGACCGCCGAAGCCACCGTGCCTCTCTGGTAGAACACGTTGAGCCTGAAGCGCCCCAGGCCCTCGACGCTGAACGACGTGTCGAGCCCTCGCTCCGCCTCCAGCCGCGCGATGCGCTTCTCGTCGAGCATCGCGAACGAGAGCTCGCGGCTCTTCTCGGGGCTCAGGACGGGCCTGTCGGTCGCCAGCAGCGTGCCGTCGATCCTGACCTGGGGCGGCACGCCCGGCGTGAGGTGCAGGTCCGACGCCCTGCGCTCCACCGTCTCCTTGAGCAGTTCCAGTATCTCCGGCGACATACCCGTTCCCCCACTCGTCCGATCAGGACTGCTTAGGACGCGTCCATGGCCACGGCCAGGACCTCATCGATCGTGGTGAGGCCCTCCCGCACCTTCTCCATGCCGTTCGCGATGAGCGACTTCATGCCGTCGGCGATCGCCCGATCGCGTATCGCCGATCCAACGACTCCCGTGAGGATGAGGTCCTTGATCGTCCGGGTCATGGGGAAGAGCTCGTAGACCGCCATCCGCCCCTTGTACCCCGTGTGCGAGCACTCGCGGCATCCCTCACCCTCGTAGAACGTCGCGTCTCCCGCGTCAGGCAGGAACTGGCGGAACCTCGCGACCGCCGCGTCGTCGAGCTCGACGGGCCGCTTGCAGTTGCCGCAGATCCTCCGCACGAGACGCTGCGCGATGACCAGATTGAGCGACGAGCAGATGAGATAGGGCTCGATGCCCATGTTCAGGAGCCGGTCCACCGTCGACGTGGCGTCGTTGGTGTGCAGCGTGCTGAAGACCAGGTGGCCGGTCTGCGCGGCCTTGATGGCGATAGACGCCGTCTCGAAGTCGCGGACCTCGCCCACCAGGATCACGTCGGGGTCCTGACGCAGGAACGACCGCAGCGCCGCCGCGAAGTCGAGGCCGATCTCCGGTCTCGCCCTCACCTGGTTCACGCCGGCGAGCTCGTACTCGACCGGGTCCTCCACCGTCATGATGTTCTTGCCGGGCGAGTTGATCTGGGACAGCGCCGAGTACAGGGTGGTCGTCTTGCCGCTTCCGGTCGGGCCCGTGAGCAACACCATGCCGTGCGGGCGGTGGATGCACTCCTGGATCAGCGCGAGCGACGCGTCGTCGAACCCGAGGTCCTCGAGGTTCGTCTTGAGGTTGCACTTGTCCAGGAGCCTCATGACGACCTTCTCGCCGTAGATCGTCGGGATGATCGACACGCGGATGTCCACGACGCGGTGCATCACCTTGACGCGGCAGCTCCCGTCCTGCGGGAGCCTGCGCTCGGCGATGTTCAGGCCCGAGAGGATCTTGATCCTCGAGGTGATCGCCCACTGCATCCGCTTCGGCGGCGGGAGGATCTCGCGCAGCACGCCGTCCACGCGGAGCCGCACCGCGATGTCCTTCTCCCGCGGCTCGATGTGGATGTCGCTCGCCCCCTCCTCGATCGCCTGGAGCAGGATCAGGTTCACGAGCCTGATGACGGGGGCGTCGTTCGGCTCGATCGAGAGCTGCTCCGTGTCCCCGTCGGTCTGCGTAGAGGCCTGGACCTCAACGTCGACGATGTTCTGGATGCTCTTCTCGATGTCGAGGACCTCGCCGTAGTACTTCTCGATCGCGGCGAGGATCTGCTCGGGATCGGCGGCCGCCGGGCGGATTTCGTAGCCGGTGTTGGCGGCGACGGTGTCCGTCGCGATGACGTCGAGCGGGTCCTCCATCGCCACGAGCAGCGCGTCGTTCTCCTGCGCCACCGCGACCAGGTGGAACCGCCGCGCCATCTCGCGCGGGATCAGTCGGACGATGTGAGGGTCGATCTCGAGCCTGGCGATCTCAAGCCGGGCCCCGGGATCGGTCACGATGCCACCCACGGTCTCCGCCCTTTGCCTTTCACCCGCTCCGGGCCATGTCCCCCTGCGGGTCAGTGCCGTGACTACTGCAAGGCTCATGCCAGCGGGCGGGTGATGCGAAGAGGGGTCTAACGCTTTGTACGGTAATAAGTTGTGTCAATCGGACGATCTGGCAGGAACCGGCCGTGCGGCCATCGAAACGGAAGGCTTCGCATCCTGCAAGAAAAGCGTAGAGACCCCGCCCTCGGCCCCGCGTGCCGCGCTCCGGGCGCACCCGTGGGAGCTGCAGAAGGCGCGGACGATCACCGGGTCGAACTGCGTGCCGGCCCCCGCCTCGACGATGTCCAGGGTCTCCACGTCGGAGAGCGCCTCGCGGTATGGCCGCCGCGACGTCAGCGCGTCGTACGTGTCGGCCACGGCGAGGATGCGCGCCCCGAGCGGGATCGCGGCCCCGCGGAGACCGTCCGGGTAGCCCGTGCCGTCGAACCGCTCGTGGTGGTGGCGCACGACCTGGATCACGTCGCGAAGCTCGTCGATCGGACCGAGGATCCGCTCGGCCAGGACGGGATGCTGCTGCACGATCTCCCACTCCCCGGCGTCGAGCTTGCCCTGCTTGTTGAGCACGCTCTCCTTGATCCCGATCTTGCCGATGTCGTGAAGGAACCCCGCGATCCAGATGTTCTCGACGTCCGTCTGCGGGAGCTTGAGGTACTGCGCGATGCTCACCGCTTCCTCCGCGACGCGCTCCGAGTGGCCCTGCGTGTACTCGTCCTTCGCCTCCAGCGCGTGCGCCAGCGCCTTGATGCTGCTGATGAAGAGGCGTCTGAGGCCATCGTTCGCTTCGTTCAGCTGGCTCGTGCGGTCCTCGACCATCGACTCCAAATTCAGCTGGTACTCCCGGTTCTCGCGGACGAGCCGGCGCTTCTCAACAGCGCGGTCCACCGTGAGCGAGAGCTTCGCGAGATTGAGGGGCTTGGCGAGATGGTCGTAGGCCCCGAGGCGCATCGCCTCCACGGCGCAGTCCACGTCGGGAGATCCCGTGATCATGATCACGGCGACCTCCTGGTCCGTGAGCCGCACGCGGCGAAGGAGCTCAACGCCGTTCATCCCGGGGAGGTTGACGTCGGAGAGCAGGCAGTCGTAGCTCACCTGCGTGATGCGGGCCAGCGCCGTCTCCGCGTCGGACGCGAGGTCGCATGCGTAGCCGTCGGCCGAGAGCTTCCGGGACACGACGTCCCGGATGCACTGCTCGTCATCGATGATGAGAACACGTCCCTTCGGCTCCAACGCGGTCCTCCCCACTGGGCGCCGTGCGCGCGAAGAGCCGCGAGCCCGGTTCACCCACTCCGTGGGCGACCAAGCAAGTTCCGTTCCAGTGAGTGAAGATAGAAGCGATGAGGGGTCAGCGCCGGACGGCTATGAGGTTTGCAAAGGGACCTGCGGGTTTACTGCACAGTCGTTCTCGGAGGCGCATCTGCGCCGGCCGCGAGGCGACCGCGCACGGCAACGGCCGCCGCCGCTACCCGGCCAGCTCGGAGAGCTCGATCTCGCGCCAGTCGCCTGCGGCCCGGTCCCAGACGGACAACGTCACGGTGTCGGAGGTCTCGGTGTCGGAGTAGACGTATTCGACCGATGCCGCGCTCCCGACGCGCTTCGTGTAGTGCGCTCTCCTGTCGAGGACGACCGGCCGCACCGCCCGCTCGAGCTTCATCCGCCCGCCGGCCCCGTCGAACACGACCGTCTCCACCGTCAGCCGGCGGTCGTCGAACCGGTCGACCCGATGCTCGACGAACCCGAACTGCGACTCGATCTTGTCCAGCAGGCTCTCCCACTTGTTCTGGTGCATGGCGCCCTCCTGGGCACTCGGCCGCGCCGGGGATTCTACCACACGAGTGCGCGTGGCCGCCCGGGCGCAAATCTGATATCGTCGACCGCCGGGTTGTGAACCCATACCAACGAGCCCGCGACGGGGCAGGGGGAAAGTGTGACCGCGAAGCCCATCAGACGCATTCTCGTGACCGGCTCGGAGGGCCAGATCGGCACCGAGCTCACGACCGCGCTCAGGAAGCGCTACGGCGCGCCGAACGTCGTCGCGAGCGACGTCAAGACGGACGCGGCGAGGCTGGCGACGCACGACGGTCCCTTCGAGACATGCGACGTCACCGACGCTGCGGCCCTCCGCGCGGTCTGCGTGAAGCACCGCGTGGACGCGATCGTGCACATGGCGGCCGTCCTCTCGGCGACGGGCGAGAAGGACCCGCTCCGGGCGTGGCGCGTGAACATGACCGGGCTCTTCAACGCGCTCGAGCTCGCGCGCGAGCTGAAGTTGAGCCAGGTCCTCTGCCCGAGCTCGATCGCCGTGTTCGGCGACGGGTGCCCGAGAGTGAACACGCCGCAGGAGACGGTCCTTCGGCCGGTGACGATGTACGGTGTGACGAAGGTGGCGGGTGAGCTTCTCTGCGACTACTACGTCAAGCGGTACGGCGTGGACGCGCGCGGGCTCCGGTACCCCGGCATCATCTCGTCCGAGGCGCTCCCGGGCGGGGGCACGACGGACTACGCGGTCGAGATCTTCTACAAGGCCGTCGAGGGCGAGCCCTACACGTGCTTCCTCAAGGAGAGCACGCGCCTCCCGATGATGTACATGCCCGACTGCCTCAAGGCGACGATGGACCTCATGGAGGCCGACTTCGGAAGGCTCCGGCACCAC is a genomic window of Candidatus Effluviviaceae Genus I sp. containing:
- a CDS encoding PilT/PilU family type 4a pilus ATPase, producing the protein MSPEILELLKETVERRASDLHLTPGVPPQVRIDGTLLATDRPVLSPEKSRELSFAMLDEKRIARLEAERGLDTSFSVEGLGRFRLNVFYQRGTVASAVRHLPWEIPTMEELGVPPIMKEFCERLSGLVLVSGPTGSGKSTTLASMISHINAMQCVHIVSVEDPIEYLHRHKCSIINQREIGRDTVSFADAVRQVLRQDPDVICIGEIRDLETVRTALTLAETGHLVLTTVHTSEAPQAISRILDIFPPHEQQGVRTQISLCLEGVLVQQLLPDACGTGRVLATELMVATPAVRNLIRENNLQQLRSAIETGSKEGMHSLNSTLVRLVRKKRITPEVAVGSSNDVKGILRDLGRLDLTPHPAAHSARRAM
- a CDS encoding type II/IV secretion system protein → MGGIVTDPGARLEIARLEIDPHIVRLIPREMARRFHLVAVAQENDALLVAMEDPLDVIATDTVAANTGYEIRPAAADPEQILAAIEKYYGEVLDIEKSIQNIVDVEVQASTQTDGDTEQLSIEPNDAPVIRLVNLILLQAIEEGASDIHIEPREKDIAVRLRVDGVLREILPPPKRMQWAITSRIKILSGLNIAERRLPQDGSCRVKVMHRVVDIRVSIIPTIYGEKVVMRLLDKCNLKTNLEDLGFDDASLALIQECIHRPHGMVLLTGPTGSGKTTTLYSALSQINSPGKNIMTVEDPVEYELAGVNQVRARPEIGLDFAAALRSFLRQDPDVILVGEVRDFETASIAIKAAQTGHLVFSTLHTNDATSTVDRLLNMGIEPYLICSSLNLVIAQRLVRRICGNCKRPVELDDAAVARFRQFLPDAGDATFYEGEGCRECSHTGYKGRMAVYELFPMTRTIKDLILTGVVGSAIRDRAIADGMKSLIANGMEKVREGLTTIDEVLAVAMDAS
- a CDS encoding response regulator, giving the protein MEPKGRVLIIDDEQCIRDVVSRKLSADGYACDLASDAETALARITQVSYDCLLSDVNLPGMNGVELLRRVRLTDQEVAVIMITGSPDVDCAVEAMRLGAYDHLAKPLNLAKLSLTVDRAVEKRRLVRENREYQLNLESMVEDRTSQLNEANDGLRRLFISSIKALAHALEAKDEYTQGHSERVAEEAVSIAQYLKLPQTDVENIWIAGFLHDIGKIGIKESVLNKQGKLDAGEWEIVQQHPVLAERILGPIDELRDVIQVVRHHHERFDGTGYPDGLRGAAIPLGARILAVADTYDALTSRRPYREALSDVETLDIVEAGAGTQFDPVIVRAFCSSHGCARSAARGAEGGVSTLFLQDAKPSVSMAARPVPARSSD
- a CDS encoding NAD-dependent epimerase/dehydratase family protein, with amino-acid sequence MRRILVTGSEGQIGTELTTALRKRYGAPNVVASDVKTDAARLATHDGPFETCDVTDAAALRAVCVKHRVDAIVHMAAVLSATGEKDPLRAWRVNMTGLFNALELARELKLSQVLCPSSIAVFGDGCPRVNTPQETVLRPVTMYGVTKVAGELLCDYYVKRYGVDARGLRYPGIISSEALPGGGTTDYAVEIFYKAVEGEPYTCFLKESTRLPMMYMPDCLKATMDLMEADFGRLRHHGDFNVGSMSFSAGELAAEIARRVPGFRVEYRPDERQAIADSWPESVDDSAARAEWGWEPSFDLPSMTKDMLERLSVRHTAGRLYG